GGTGCGAACAAGATTGTCTCCATGAAAGATACCAGTAGTCTTTACCATAAAAAGAACTAAAGGAGTCCATTAGTCACGCATTGTACTTGTGTTCAACATATATAGTATGAGTGCATAAACCCACATATGTTCATGAAACAAGAggcattgttttcattttccctTTACTGAGATTCCTTGAATAAGAACAGCTACCACTGTCTTGTCCTATGTGAACATGGTATGTGGGACCCTGAGGCATACCATTCCCAAGTCTGTGGTTTACTGTCAAGTGCGTGAGGCTAAGCGCAGCTTACAGGATCATTTCTTTACAGAATTGGGGAAGAAGGAGGTGAGCTTTGGTTATTGTCTTTATTTAAGAATAGAATACTAATAGGCATGTCTGATGAGAATGCTCTGAGCTTACTTTATCATGGtctatgttttgtttttgtagggAAAACAACTAGCTTCACTGCTGAATGAGGACCCTGCAATCATGCAGCCCCGCACCTCCCTTGCAAAGAGGCTAAAGCTATACAGAAGTGCACAATCAGAAATTGAGGCAGTTGCATAGGAAAGGTAGAAAGCACCAGTGCTTGTTCttggaatttgaattttttaggggttggaggacattttttaaaattcattataattCTTTatacattgatgaagaagagtatagttttttttttttttttgacacggATCAATGAAGTCATTCTCACCTTTTCTATGATAGGCTTATGCTCCTGAGCTTCGTTGTTTTTGTTGAACTAATTCAATTCTATTCATTTATTTCAACCTCGTTATTGAATTAATACACGAATCAGTGCTCATTCTTTTCtcggaagaaagaagaagatgggATTGGATATATAAAAAGAGTTAAAAGAGATATAACAATTAGTTAGGTAACATATGTAAGTCAGGTAGCAACAGTTAGATATATAGACAGTTAACAATCTCAATAACTAGTACTATTGTTCAGCATCTTTCATAGAATATATAAAAGCTGGGAAGAATTGAGGGAATGAGAACAAGCCCTACATTATTTTTGTTGCTCGAGTGAATGATTAAATAGATGTACTAATTTCAAAGCAATTACTTCAAACCAAAGTTGTATAATTTCAGATCACAtttatagatgttgtttaccaGTGATTTCTTGCACAGAAAGCAGGTTTTCATCACGCAGAATTGatctttatgaaaataaaattaataaatatgtatattaaaagTATACAATGGAGGTGCGGGGAATCGAACCCCGTGCCTCTCGCATGCGAAGCGAGCGCTCTACCATATGAGCTACACCCCCATTTGTTAATAAGTTggtgaaattatataaataactttctttttctaattaatatttgatagtTGTCTCTTTTTTGTTACAACTTGATGATTAGTTTGGTTAAAAGAgttatatcaatattttttagtacttatgtCCGAAACGTCCTTTTATTTTCTCACTATAAAGATTGCATTATGTACCAATGGATTGACAATTAAAAGTCtattgaaattttgtttaaataatattttgatttgatttaatataatttctaatgaaaatacctatatatatataccacgTATCCTATATCCCTATTCATTCTGCAAGCATTAGTTTCAACAAGGCAATGCTAATGACAAAATGAGGTTTCACaagcaaaataattttaaaaattacagtaaaaaaaaaaacctccttaaatctaacaaaagaaaaaatctcCAAAACAAATTATTCCAAACATACATGACAAAGTACTAACATTTTGAgatattcattaaaattaatattctttatgcattaagtaaataatattaatatacagTTATAGGTCAATGTATAGATTAGTGATGTTGCCGCAACGAATCAAACGTGAATCTTGcagttgttgatgatgatgtgTAAATCCATTGGTTAGGAGAGAAGAATGAATATTCACAAATATATGCATGGAAGTCTCGTAACGTAACAGAAACCTCAAACCTAGTCAACCTCTTACGTTGTATGTATGGCCACGGGTTCAACCTCTCCGCGCTTTGACCACGCTTTCTGCGTAATCCTCGATACAGCGCACACACAAACACAAGACATTCCTTTTCGCTTGCCATATAAATAAGTTCCACAActagtaaaaaattaaacaattaagaaaaaaaaaacacaaacaaaacaaaaccataTATACAATCAAACGAGTTGCTAGCTTCTTCGATCGATTGACCTCGTTTGCGTTCAGTTTCTTATTAGGTCCTTATTACCTGAAATAATAATTACTATTCACAAGTTGGACTTGTGGAATAAATTTCtccacataaataatttttctgggatattattgtgttaattataatattcttgGTTGGTTTTCGTGATGGAATGGTCTTCAAACTCTGCCACAAAGGCGTACCTTGATACCCTTCAACTGGTATATATATTCAcctttctctctttcattttatcaattcaaGGGTGATATAAATTTATGTTGTATTTGCTTcacaatttttccttttttttcataaaaatgtgTAAAACAGCCCCTTAATTATATTGGCATTCCACATCTTTTACTTGTATGTTGTTctatagcttcttttttttcggTATATGATACCGTGATAGGGCTTCTTTTTTTAAGGGTCCTGGActatttgcttttattggtactgtttataaaaattatattattatcagAAAAAAGTGAGAAGAAATGTAAGTATTTCTCATTTGATGTGGCCAAAGATCATAGATCTCAAAGAATGATAAAGGACTTTCATAGACGTAACTCATTGAATTCatagatttgaaaaagaaacaatGAAAGTATGTAAATGATCTTTACACAGAGCATATTAGAGCTGACAATTTTTCTAACAACCTAATAACAGTTGACTAATATTTCTAACAAACTCAATTCTAATCAAATGGATGTATATCAATCCATAATTAGTTGTAAAATTTCCATAAAGCATGAACTGATCGATTAATAAACAGAatatttgtcttctttttttaatcatatacaAAGGAATTTAATGTAAAGAATAATCCTTAATTTTGTGGAATGGATTGACCTTCATTATTCTTTGGCCTTGCATATAGTTTGATCTACGAAaccttaatttaaatttcaatctgCAAATTCTTGTAATCAAGCTACTAAGAACTTTTATTGACACCTTCACATAAGGGCCATGCGAAATTTTATACAATGTCCATAATTCCCTAATTTGTGGCAGGTATTCTAAGCTTTTAACAAGTATTatgtttcatttatttcttcAGTGTAACAATCACAAAAGACAATACGGCACATGGAGAATTCAAAATCCAGGAAGCAATGAATTTTTATCAGCATTAGCAGCAGGAATGAAAGCAAAACTCATAGTGGAAGTGACGTCCTGCGTATCGCTAACCACCTTAGCCCTTGCAGCTGCTGCAAGACCAACCGGAGGCAGAGTGGTGTGTATTCTACCCGAGTCAATCCTTAATGATTCACAACAAGTTATCAACAACTCAGGGCTTAAAGACCAAGTTGAATTTAGAACTGAAGACCCCTCCAAGCTACTACCCTTCTATGAGAACATTGATTTCTTTCTTGTTGATTGCAAGGATAATGAAAACTATGCAAGGTTGCTCAACTTGGTAGATGTTAACCTCACAAGATCAATAGTGGTCGCAAAGAACATGGTTGGTGGTGATGGTGACAAAAAAGGAATAAGATGGTGCCTAAGAGGAAAGGATGAGAAATTAGAAGTAAGATCTCTAAAGCATCCTTTAGGGAATGGCATGGAAGTTACTAGGATTAGCAAGAGTGATAACACTAATAATATGAGATTTGGTGTTAAAGGAGATTATAGcaagaaaaggagaaagagcTCATGGATTGCCAAATTTGATGAGGAGAGTGGTGAGGAACATATATACAGGGTGCCTCAGGTTGATTGGTTCTGGAGTTAAGTAATTAACTTAGCAGATTCCAAttactgaaaagaaaaaagaaaaaaaaaacttgtgtatTTGGTGTCATGATTATGACTCATGTGTATTTGACATGCTGCTaggaaataataatataccGAGCCTGTGAAGTGCATTAGCCTTAGTCAGGAACTATATAGAGCATGTCCTGTGTACAGCTGAAAAATATAGGATGACACACTAATTACTGTGTATCTAAATTCTAAATCAATAATCTTTTATAAACATCAATACTTAAATGATGATAATATGGTGAGTTTGTGTGTTGCATTCCAACATTTATCCATTTACCTTCCAACCTTTTCCCGTATATTTATTCACATGCATCCAAATTGGAGATGGTGGAAAAAACCTGTATCAGGAAATATCTGTGGGTAAAACTTGTTACAAATTGGATTTGGATAGTTTAACAGGTGCTtgtgagtaaaataaataatattttacctatttttgtTCATCTTGCTATCTCTCTTctcatttcttctttatttctttccaaCCAAACATGTTTCCTTTTCACTCTATTTCTCACTGTTGCCCCTTTTAATTTTCATCTaccttatttttttcctctctacATGACATCATAGagaaaataatcatatataaaaattgcTATTAAGTAGATTTGATACTTATTACCATGAAGAaccaatttgatttttatcaatGCTTCTAAAAGGATCTGTTGGAGCAATTTCCTCTTAATCTGAACATCAACAAATAAATATTGAGCCTTTAGAAATCTATTCGAAGTCTTACTAAGAATGACTAATATAGATTTGTTAAAGCCTCCAATTTTCAGGACCAGGAGTTTTAAAGTAATAAATCTAGGAATTTAACTTACTACTTTATAGTTTATACTCACACACATTACACACGAAtgccataaaataaatttcaaatctCATGATTCTCATGAATGGCTTACCTCAAAGAATCCTAAATAGATAAATTTTCAAGAATGGGTATTTCTTTTTTCAACTCAAAGCATTAGCCTTTGACCTCTATTTCTCCTAAATGTaaaggatttgaggtcaaaatgcagaaaaatgagaaaaaaaaaatcatgttaagaaGAAAGAAACGCAGGGAGAAGCATTTGCTTTCCGTATAAAGCCTCCCctgttttcctttctttttctgtccTAAGAAAAAGTaggtatttaatttttctattgctATTGCTGTTGTGTTCTCTTTTATTAGAAAGAAATAAATCTTAAAAGGCAAGCAGTTTGGATTAGTCTCTAGCTCATGAGAGCTTTTCAATTGTAGAACCTATTGTTAATACATGTTTTAACATGTTATTATTATAGAGAATTCATggatgattaaaatttattaaaaaatatgcctaatcatttttaatgagatttttctttttagttatttttttttcatttataagatttaaatttgatattttacttAACCATATTAACTTATGGAATTCAGTACTACTCAAAACCAATTACTAATTGGtattattaatacatttttaagaCAGACATGATGAGCTCAATAAGTTTataggttcttttttttttggctgaattCAATAAGTTTATAGGTGGCTATAGAGAAGTTAGACAACTgagctttaaaattattttaacaaatacacgaaatttaattcatttattttcttctcatataaatattttagtaagTTTATTTAAACTGTTTGATgtaacaaagaaaataatgcaccaaaaaaaaactgtttcatAATGCTCAACGTTTGTCTTCCtcattataaaaaaaggaaTGAAATGAACTACCGACACATgcgttcattttttttttggggataCTCATATACATATATCATAATTCGTTGTTATAAAAAACCAAAACGACAAAAATAATTGAAGAATATTGACGGGTAACAATACCATTATTGAATATTGACCACTCATCTTGTCTGGCTGCAAATAAAATCATCATATGcgccaaaattaatttaataaagagaaattccaattaaaaaaataagtattaagtcaataacatatatacatttttttttttacttttgtggGTAAGATCAGCTTTTATTCTATTAATTTATGACTAAAAGTTTAAGGAAATTGAGTTTTAAGAGTTCATTAGAATTAGGACAAATCTTAGATTTAAAATGTACTtacaaaaagatatttacatattattgaACAAGATATTAACAACACAGTAGAAACAGAAATTCAACCCATGTTCTTTTTAGATGAGAGTTCATTATTTACCAACtcctaaacttttatttatgcCGTAGTTCAAGTTGCTAGAAGACTATTTGGGCAGAACAAGCAGTCCCGTTGTTTAGAAATTGCAGTTTTATGTTCCATTATTACTTCCATTCTTGTGATTGAAAGTATTAAACACTTGAACGTGTAACATTGGAGAATGAATAAATATGGAAAATGATGTCTTaacaggaagaaaaaaaaatgttttgaggTAGAGAAACAAATGATGCTTGATATTGAGTTCTCAAGAATATAACAGAGTGATGATTACCTATTTGTACCAACCACTAAACCCCACAACAACCACCGAACTTTAATCTTCAAACGCAAGAGACTTAATCATCTCTCAAGTCTTTGCTTCCTTGCTAGGTCTTCCTATTCacatttccttctctttttagTGAGTTTTGTTATTATTCTTGGATCTCACTTAACCAAGTGTCTATGAATGGCAAATAGTAGATCTTGGACTCAAACATGGCCATGTTTTGTCAAGCTAGGTGTTCTGAATCTTGTCTTGGTTTTCAAAATCACAGCATTGGGGGATGTCAGTGGAAGTGTTACAGCAGAAAACACTTGCAAGAACACAAATTATCAAAGTTTTCTCCCTCCACCGTACCAGAATATGTCCCAAATGATATGCACACCTGTATGGCACACCTATGAATTGAGGGTAAGTTCATTTTGTTGTTTCCTTGTGGGGGTTCTAGTTTAGTTCACTTTGATCTAGTTCAGGTTGGCCTCATTTGTTATGCAAGTACAAAAAATTTGTACATCATGAGCTGTTGTTGTTTCTTAGACAACCAAACCAAATCTAAAATCTAGCAAgaaactttttgttttgttaatttgtgaaCGGAGCCCTGGCACaacggtaaagttgtgccttagTGACCGGTTGGTCATGGACTTGAATCCAGAAATAGTCTCTTTGCATATGTAGACAGCTTACAATTACCCTCCCTGTAGCTTCGCTGAGCGAAGAGCCTCTAGCATTAGGGTATGTTAGTATTTAATTTGTGAATGACTTGGTTGTCTCTTTACAATCTAATTAGTTTAGTAGTGATCTTTTTATTGCAGTATTTCCAGAATGGTGATACAACAACTATCATATTATCTGCTCCCTACACAATAGGGTGGGTAGGAATTGGATTTTCTAGAGATGGAATGATGGTTGGTTCCAGTGCAATGGTGGGATGGATTACCAAACATGGTCATGCAAACATGAAGCAATTTTACCTAAGGGGTAGGAAGTCATCAGAAGTCAAAATAGACAAAGGTGAACTCCCCCTCAATAATATCCCTTCGGCTGTGGCGACTAATGGAGCTGAAATTCATATGGCATTTCAGTTGCAGATGACAACCCCATTTCAGAAACAACCAATTTTGTTGGCTTTTGGTAGCAAATATCCACAGAACCACCACCTCTCCAAGCATGAAGACAAAACAGCTATTGTGTTTGACTTCTCTGCAGGTCTAAACCAATTCTCAATTACTCTAACAGCAGTTCAGCAGAtatgtcattttataatttgttgCACATAGTGAAAGCTATTTTCAATTCCAAAATCCAAAcgaattttttaagaaacataaTTCTCTTCAGCTCCTTTTAGCAAAATTTCACTTCAGTGAAACACATGATGGTACTATACTACTATAGaatcatatattaatttaacaaaattactcAGCAATTAAAACAGGAAATGATCTTTTATTTGGAGGATCTAAACTTGAATTAGTCCATATTTTAATCCAACAAAATTTACACACGTCTTATTCATATATAACTGCATGATGGCATTTTATGATGTATAACTTTTTGAGAGCAGAAACTTGATCAACTATACTTTGACAGGTTCTACGGGTCCTGTATCCCGTGAATTGATTCAGATGAGGACGAACCATGGAATTTTGGCTATAATAGGGTGGGGTCTAATCCTGCCTGTAGGGGCTATTATTGCTAGATATTTCAGGCACAAGGATCCCTTATGGTTCTATCTCCATGCAATCATTCAGTTTGTAGGATTCACATTTGGGCTTGGTACAGTAATTCTTGGATTACAACTCTATTCCAAAATGCAAGTCCATATACCAGCTCACAGAGGCATAGGCATCTTTGCTCTGGTACTAAGTATTCTTCAGGTTTGTCACTGGCCAATAAGCATAATATGTTTCAGTATAAAAATTTACTGCGTTTTTAGTCACTATAATTACCAGAAGTGATGTGATTTTAGTCTTTCATTGTGGACTAAAAGCACGTATTTCTGAGTAAatgtaaagattaaaaatgtattCAATTTTAATAGAGACAAAACTGATATTTCGAAATATTTTGAGggataaaaacttattttattcatgTCTGATGAGTACAATTTGAACTGATTTTATGCTAAATTCAGGTGTTGGCACTCTTCTTGAGACCAAACAAGGATTCCAAGATTCGAAAATTTTGGAATTGGTACCACAGTTGGTTTGGAAGGATGGCACTTGTATTTGCAGCCATTAACATAGTGTTGGGGATGCAAGCTGCGGGGGCAGGAAGTGATTGG
The Glycine max cultivar Williams 82 chromosome 16, Glycine_max_v4.0, whole genome shotgun sequence genome window above contains:
- the LOC102665340 gene encoding uncharacterized protein, whose amino-acid sequence is MEWSSNSATKAYLDTLQLCNNHKRQYGTWRIQNPGSNEFLSALAAGMKAKLIVEVTSCVSLTTLALAAAARPTGGRVVCILPESILNDSQQVINNSGLKDQVEFRTEDPSKLLPFYENIDFFLVDCKDNENYARLLNLVDVNLTRSIVVAKNMVGGDGDKKGIRWCLRGKDEKLEVRSLKHPLGNGMEVTRISKSDNTNNMRFGVKGDYSKKRRKSSWIAKFDEESGEEHIYRVPQVDWFWS
- the LOC100778214 gene encoding cytochrome b561 and DOMON domain-containing protein At3g61750; its protein translation is MANSRSWTQTWPCFVKLGVLNLVLVFKITALGDVSGSVTAENTCKNTNYQSFLPPPYQNMSQMICTPVWHTYELRYFQNGDTTTIILSAPYTIGWVGIGFSRDGMMVGSSAMVGWITKHGHANMKQFYLRGRKSSEVKIDKGELPLNNIPSAVATNGAEIHMAFQLQMTTPFQKQPILLAFGSKYPQNHHLSKHEDKTAIVFDFSAGSTGPVSRELIQMRTNHGILAIIGWGLILPVGAIIARYFRHKDPLWFYLHAIIQFVGFTFGLGTVILGLQLYSKMQVHIPAHRGIGIFALVLSILQVLALFLRPNKDSKIRKFWNWYHSWFGRMALVFAAINIVLGMQAAGAGSDWKIGYGFVFGIMVVAAIVLEILAYLKRSEMRSLPPNFQLDPVGGATFPRGM